From one Papio anubis isolate 15944 chromosome 12, Panubis1.0, whole genome shotgun sequence genomic stretch:
- the ALDH3B1 gene encoding aldehyde dehydrogenase family 3 member B1 isoform X3: MSRPLREVVVKSRLAASSPPRARVRHEARATPPPGGWPCVGHFLTAGLPGRVRQPGGRAAWQSLRMDPFEDTLRRLREAFHTGRTRSAEFRAAQLRGLGRFLHENKQLLHDALAQDLHKSAFESELSEVAISQGEITLALRNLRAWMKDEHVPKNLATQLDSAFIRKEPFGLVLIIAPWNYPLNLTLVPLVGALAAGNCVVLKPSEISKSMEKVLAEVLPRYLDESCFAVVLGGPQETGQLLEHRFDYIFFTGSPRVGKIVMTAAAKHLTPVTLELGGKNPCYVDDNCDPQTVANRVAWFRYFNAGQTCVAPDYVLCSPEMQERLLPALQSTITRFYGDDPQSSPNLGRIINQKQFQRLRALLGCGHVAIGGQSDESDRYIAPTVLVDVQETEPVMQEEIFGPILPIVNVRSVDEAIEFINRREKPLALYAFSNSSQSSNKPTD, encoded by the exons ATGTCGAGGCCCCTGAGGGAGGTGGTGGTGAAATCTCGGCTTGCAGCCTCCAGCCCGCCCAGAGCCAGAGTCAGGCATGAGGCCAGggcaactccgcctcccgggggcTGGCCCTGCGTTGGACATTTCTTAACAGCAGGGCTGCCAGGCAGAGTGAGACAGCCAGGAGGAAGGGCAGCTTGGCAGAGCCTCAG GATGGACCCCTTTGAGGACACGCTGCGGCGGCTGCGGGAGGCCTTCCACACGGGGCGCACGCGGTCGGCTGAGTTCCGGGCTGCGCAGCTCCGAGGCCTGGGCCGCTTCCTGCACGAAAACAAGCAGCTTCTGCATGACGCGCTGGCCCAGGACCTGCACAAG TCGGCCTTCGAGTCGGAGCTGTCCGAGGTTGCCATCAGCCAGGGCGAGATCACCCTGGCCCTGAGGAACCTCCGGGCCTGGATGAAGGACGAGCATGTGCCCAAGAATCTG gccacacagctggacTCCGCCTTCATCCGGAAGGAGCCCTTTGGCCTGGTCCTCATCATTGCGCCCTGGAACTATCCCCTGAACCTGACACTGGTGCCCCTCGTGGGTGCCCTCGCTGCAG GGAACTGCGTGGTGCTGAAGCCATCAGAGATTAGCAAGAGCATGGAGAAGGTCCTGGCCGAAGTGCTGCCCCGATACCTGGACGAG AGCTGCTTTGCCGTGGTGCTGGGGGGGCCCCAGGAGACGGGGCAGCTGCTGGAGCACAGGTTCGACTACATCTTCTTCACAG GGAGCCCTCGTGTGGGCAAGATTGTCATGACTGCTGCCGCCAAGCACCTGACACCTGTCACCCTGGAGCTGGGGGGCAAGAACCCCTGCTACGTGGACGACAACTGCGACCCCCAGACCGTGGCCAACCGCGTGGCCTGGTTCCGCTACTTCAACGCCGGCCAGACCTGCGTGGCCCCCGACTACGTCCTGTGCAGCCCCGAGATGCAGGAGAGGCTGCTGCCCGCCCTGCAGAGCACCATCACCCGTTTCTATGGTGACGACCCTCAGAGCTCCCCAAACCTGGGCCGCATCATCAACCAGAAACAGTTCCAGCGGCTGCGGGCACTGCTGGGCTGCGGCCACGTGGCCATTGGGGGCCAGAGTGACGAGAGCGATCGCTACATCG CCCCCACAGTGCTGGTGGACGTGCAGGAGACGGAGCCGGTGATGCAGGAGGAGATCTTCGGGCCCATCCTGCCCATCGTGAACGTGCGGAGTGTGGACGAGGCCATCGAGTTCATCAACAGGCGGGAGAAGCCCCTGGCCCTGTACGCCTTCTCCAACAGCAGCCAG
- the ALDH3B1 gene encoding aldehyde dehydrogenase family 3 member B1 isoform X4 has translation MSRPLREVVVKSRLAASSPPRARVRHEARATPPPGGWPCVGHFLTAGLPGRVRQPGGRAAWQSLRMDPFEDTLRRLREAFHTGRTRSAEFRAAQLRGLGRFLHENKQLLHDALAQDLHKSAFESELSEVAISQGEITLALRNLRAWMKDEHVPKNLATQLDSAFIRKEPFGLVLIIAPWNYPLNLTLVPLVGALAAGNCVVLKPSEISKSMEKVLAEVLPRYLDESCFAVVLGGPQETGQLLEHRFDYIFFTGSPRVGKIVMTAAAKHLTPVTLELGGKNPCYVDDNCDPQTVANRVAWFRYFNAGQTCVAPDYVLCSPEMQERLLPALQSTITRFYGDDPQSSPNLGRIINQKQFQRLRALLGCGHVAIGGQSDESDRYIAPTVLVDVQETEPVMQEEIFGPILPIVNVRSVDEAIEFINRREKPLALYAFSNSSQGL, from the exons ATGTCGAGGCCCCTGAGGGAGGTGGTGGTGAAATCTCGGCTTGCAGCCTCCAGCCCGCCCAGAGCCAGAGTCAGGCATGAGGCCAGggcaactccgcctcccgggggcTGGCCCTGCGTTGGACATTTCTTAACAGCAGGGCTGCCAGGCAGAGTGAGACAGCCAGGAGGAAGGGCAGCTTGGCAGAGCCTCAG GATGGACCCCTTTGAGGACACGCTGCGGCGGCTGCGGGAGGCCTTCCACACGGGGCGCACGCGGTCGGCTGAGTTCCGGGCTGCGCAGCTCCGAGGCCTGGGCCGCTTCCTGCACGAAAACAAGCAGCTTCTGCATGACGCGCTGGCCCAGGACCTGCACAAG TCGGCCTTCGAGTCGGAGCTGTCCGAGGTTGCCATCAGCCAGGGCGAGATCACCCTGGCCCTGAGGAACCTCCGGGCCTGGATGAAGGACGAGCATGTGCCCAAGAATCTG gccacacagctggacTCCGCCTTCATCCGGAAGGAGCCCTTTGGCCTGGTCCTCATCATTGCGCCCTGGAACTATCCCCTGAACCTGACACTGGTGCCCCTCGTGGGTGCCCTCGCTGCAG GGAACTGCGTGGTGCTGAAGCCATCAGAGATTAGCAAGAGCATGGAGAAGGTCCTGGCCGAAGTGCTGCCCCGATACCTGGACGAG AGCTGCTTTGCCGTGGTGCTGGGGGGGCCCCAGGAGACGGGGCAGCTGCTGGAGCACAGGTTCGACTACATCTTCTTCACAG GGAGCCCTCGTGTGGGCAAGATTGTCATGACTGCTGCCGCCAAGCACCTGACACCTGTCACCCTGGAGCTGGGGGGCAAGAACCCCTGCTACGTGGACGACAACTGCGACCCCCAGACCGTGGCCAACCGCGTGGCCTGGTTCCGCTACTTCAACGCCGGCCAGACCTGCGTGGCCCCCGACTACGTCCTGTGCAGCCCCGAGATGCAGGAGAGGCTGCTGCCCGCCCTGCAGAGCACCATCACCCGTTTCTATGGTGACGACCCTCAGAGCTCCCCAAACCTGGGCCGCATCATCAACCAGAAACAGTTCCAGCGGCTGCGGGCACTGCTGGGCTGCGGCCACGTGGCCATTGGGGGCCAGAGTGACGAGAGCGATCGCTACATCG CCCCCACAGTGCTGGTGGACGTGCAGGAGACGGAGCCGGTGATGCAGGAGGAGATCTTCGGGCCCATCCTGCCCATCGTGAACGTGCGGAGTGTGGACGAGGCCATCGAGTTCATCAACAGGCGGGAGAAGCCCCTGGCCCTGTACGCCTTCTCCAACAGCAGCCAG